One genomic segment of Alicycliphilus denitrificans K601 includes these proteins:
- a CDS encoding helix-turn-helix domain-containing protein, producing the protein MTRDEVLIAAFADELRSRRAALRLSQEELAHRAGINRTYIAKLELARNQPTLTVLLRVAEALEVPLPELIAGALVRR; encoded by the coding sequence ATGACCAGGGACGAAGTATTGATCGCTGCGTTCGCCGACGAGCTTCGCTCCCGGCGTGCTGCGTTGCGTCTGTCCCAGGAGGAGTTGGCCCATCGCGCAGGCATCAATAGGACGTACATCGCCAAGTTGGAACTGGCGCGCAATCAGCCTACATTGACTGTGTTGCTGCGCGTGGCTGAGGCGCTGGAGGTGCCGCTTCCAGAGTTGATTGCTGGGGCTCTTGTTCGGCGGTAG
- a CDS encoding FRG domain-containing protein, with the protein MNLTEITRAEIASPSDLMTWAEHLERLNIEQGPMLFRGQAETYANLQPTLARATQGGAYDVAALLERRLITNFRTHYRDLKTLPADMPSADDVGARSDVDVLSLMQHYEVPSRLLDWSASVWVAAYFACASSASKDAELWFVDSSLLDLTPDELPASAVRERIAASIGGRPAEYHPRWGMPLLAVVEPASNARLAAQHGRLTASDNATVDHAQLLWRLATLRHGNERTGQSFGRHIIRASRKRDILRFLSEEKGVSAKSLFPDIVGLGRFLRWEFEALRTELY; encoded by the coding sequence ATGAACCTCACAGAGATCACCCGCGCAGAGATCGCATCCCCGTCAGACCTGATGACCTGGGCCGAGCATTTAGAGCGCCTGAATATTGAGCAAGGGCCAATGCTCTTCAGAGGGCAAGCCGAGACTTATGCAAACCTTCAGCCAACATTGGCCCGTGCTACCCAGGGTGGCGCCTATGACGTTGCCGCGTTGTTGGAGCGGCGACTGATTACGAATTTCAGGACGCACTATCGTGACCTCAAGACATTGCCTGCTGATATGCCATCGGCTGATGATGTTGGGGCGCGATCGGATGTAGACGTGCTGAGTCTTATGCAGCACTACGAGGTACCGAGTCGGTTACTTGATTGGTCCGCGAGTGTGTGGGTGGCCGCATATTTCGCGTGTGCGTCCAGCGCCAGCAAGGATGCAGAGCTTTGGTTTGTGGATAGCTCACTACTTGACTTGACGCCAGATGAACTGCCAGCGTCGGCAGTGCGGGAGCGCATTGCCGCCTCGATTGGCGGACGCCCTGCTGAGTACCACCCGAGATGGGGGATGCCGTTACTAGCGGTAGTCGAGCCCGCGTCCAATGCGCGCCTCGCAGCTCAGCATGGGCGATTGACGGCAAGCGACAATGCAACTGTTGACCACGCCCAGCTCCTTTGGAGGCTCGCTACCTTACGTCACGGAAATGAGCGTACAGGTCAGTCGTTTGGTCGTCACATCATCCGGGCCAGCCGCAAGCGAGACATCTTGAGATTTCTGTCCGAGGAAAAGGGCGTGAGTGCGAAATCTCTGTTTCCGGACATCGTCGGCCTCGGGCGGTTCCTACGATGGGAGTTTGAGGCGCTACGGACTGAGCTGTATTAG
- a CDS encoding bestrophin family protein, with amino-acid sequence MIVRERPSGLRLLLVLRGSVLQRIQRSLLLNIALATLVTAVHGNLFSLKITLTPIPFTLIGLPLAIFLGFRNTTAYDRYWEGRKLWGELVHRTRSLSRQCLGWIEGGGPIASARRDTDVRVRIIHRAIAFAHVLRMRLRDQRDEALLQQWLTPTDFDAVREASDPASMILLDIGRDLGECVRTDRIQPCLAASIDGTLSSLAAVAASCERIKNTPIPFSYTLLLHRTAYMYCFLLPFGLVDTTGFMTPFVVGIVAYTFFGLDALGDEIEEPFGLENNDLPLDMLCRSIEISLLESLGEKDLPAPIEVDNFRLT; translated from the coding sequence ATGATCGTTCGTGAGCGACCCTCCGGGCTGCGCTTGCTCCTGGTGCTGCGGGGCTCGGTGCTGCAGCGCATCCAGCGTTCCCTGCTGCTCAACATCGCGCTCGCGACCCTGGTCACGGCCGTGCATGGCAACCTGTTCAGCCTGAAGATCACGCTCACGCCCATTCCGTTCACGCTGATAGGCCTGCCTTTGGCGATTTTTCTGGGCTTTCGCAACACCACAGCGTACGACCGCTACTGGGAGGGGCGCAAGCTCTGGGGCGAACTGGTGCATCGCACCCGTTCGCTGTCACGCCAGTGCCTGGGGTGGATCGAGGGCGGCGGACCCATTGCCTCGGCGCGGCGGGACACTGATGTGCGGGTGCGCATCATCCATCGGGCGATCGCCTTCGCGCATGTACTTCGCATGCGGCTGCGCGATCAGCGCGACGAGGCGCTACTGCAGCAATGGCTGACCCCCACCGATTTCGATGCGGTGCGCGAGGCATCGGACCCGGCGAGCATGATTCTTCTGGACATAGGGCGCGACCTGGGGGAATGTGTGCGCACCGACCGGATCCAGCCCTGCCTGGCCGCCTCGATCGATGGCACGCTCTCGTCGCTGGCCGCCGTGGCGGCCTCGTGCGAGCGCATCAAGAACACGCCCATCCCCTTTTCCTACACCTTGCTGCTGCACCGCACGGCCTACATGTACTGCTTCTTGCTGCCGTTCGGCCTGGTGGATACCACGGGCTTCATGACTCCGTTCGTCGTGGGCATCGTCGCATACACCTTCTTCGGCCTGGATGCCCTGGGCGACGAGATTGAAGAGCCCTTTGGCCTGGAGAACAATGACCTTCCCCTGGACATGTTGTGCCGGTCGATAGAAATCAGCCTGCTCGAATCCCTGGGAGAGAAGGATTTGCCGGCACCTATCGAGGTCGACAACTTCCGGCTGACCTGA
- a CDS encoding AAA family ATPase, whose amino-acid sequence MTNSNVNLADNTETDRIQAAAIAITARQKEQEAAELAASNRPISSRSRPSAKALVAEILGRNNEDISEDARDAEASCDTSSTEVGEPCPVAVEAQTPATVQDEVPQPEPNLPESEPSNDEVDSDPRDAVQLPKQAREFGLLTRADVQAEPSSIPLIHGLISKGQLVMIAGPSGSGKSVFQLHLGAALLNGQEVFGHSIPKRARMLYVNLEGDLKPRLEAIEQHHPGWSFPAPDAMFLTRPWRLNDRDSVEDLANHVNQAGGVDVIFIDTLNRATPGSDENLSTDMGMVIAHANLLINLTGAAVVLTHHTGKAKERGPRGHSSLYAALDTCLMVDETESGMRMVELVKTRQGPGGKKYYFTIENIALGEDDYGLPVVGPALTEVEGSPEVEKAANATALTPQQKEALVSLKLHMQNGLNGEPLEKISHDEALDVVKAAFAAIPTKNRSTRAREAIDALIEAGRLLKNDSGMLSIGS is encoded by the coding sequence ATGACGAACTCTAACGTCAATCTCGCGGACAACACCGAAACTGACCGCATCCAAGCCGCCGCAATTGCAATCACTGCACGGCAGAAGGAACAGGAGGCCGCTGAACTTGCCGCATCTAACCGACCGATCAGCAGTCGCTCGCGCCCATCGGCAAAAGCTCTGGTGGCCGAAATCCTGGGGCGAAACAACGAAGATATCTCTGAGGATGCAAGGGACGCAGAGGCATCTTGCGATACGTCGAGCACGGAGGTAGGTGAACCGTGTCCTGTCGCAGTCGAGGCCCAAACGCCTGCAACGGTCCAAGACGAGGTGCCTCAACCTGAGCCCAACCTGCCCGAGTCTGAACCGAGCAATGACGAGGTAGACAGCGATCCCCGCGATGCGGTGCAACTGCCCAAACAGGCACGGGAATTTGGTTTGCTCACCCGCGCCGATGTGCAGGCCGAGCCATCCTCGATCCCACTCATCCATGGACTGATCAGCAAGGGACAACTCGTCATGATCGCGGGGCCATCTGGCAGTGGTAAATCAGTGTTCCAGCTGCACCTCGGCGCGGCTTTGCTCAACGGGCAAGAGGTATTCGGACACTCAATTCCGAAGCGCGCTCGCATGCTGTACGTCAATCTGGAAGGCGACCTCAAGCCCCGGCTGGAGGCGATTGAACAGCACCATCCCGGGTGGTCATTTCCCGCACCAGACGCCATGTTCCTGACGCGGCCGTGGCGCTTGAATGACAGGGATTCCGTCGAAGACCTCGCAAACCACGTCAATCAAGCTGGTGGCGTGGATGTGATCTTCATCGACACGTTGAACCGCGCCACACCCGGCAGTGACGAGAATCTCTCCACCGACATGGGGATGGTGATCGCGCATGCCAACCTGCTCATCAATCTGACAGGGGCAGCTGTCGTGCTCACCCACCACACCGGCAAGGCCAAGGAGCGCGGGCCACGGGGCCACTCCAGCCTCTATGCGGCCCTCGATACCTGCCTGATGGTGGATGAGACGGAGTCAGGCATGCGGATGGTCGAACTGGTCAAGACTCGCCAGGGGCCTGGTGGAAAGAAGTACTACTTCACCATCGAGAACATTGCCTTGGGCGAGGATGACTACGGCCTGCCCGTGGTCGGCCCAGCACTCACCGAAGTGGAGGGATCGCCGGAGGTAGAGAAGGCCGCGAATGCAACTGCTCTGACGCCTCAGCAGAAGGAAGCCCTCGTTTCATTGAAGCTGCATATGCAAAACGGCCTCAACGGTGAACCGCTGGAAAAGATCAGCCATGACGAAGCGCTGGATGTCGTCAAGGCAGCATTCGCTGCGATTCCTACCAAGAATCGCTCGACCCGGGCGCGGGAAGCGATTGATGCGCTGATCGAAGCCGGTCGATTGCTGAAAAACGATAGCGGCATGCTCTCCATCGGCTCGTAA